One stretch of Punica granatum isolate Tunisia-2019 chromosome 5, ASM765513v2, whole genome shotgun sequence DNA includes these proteins:
- the LOC116207767 gene encoding uncharacterized protein LOC116207767, translating into MPSTSSSFFSSPFFPLNSIFTGRRRARGSAPDEVALIRAAAWAWYQQGSGSQGINKPPTREYDITRTRRVYQPSRYRIEAIRRMAMAKEEHQHQHQHQHAVVVPDPEITMSNSGPQLLAPSDPVHAANSLLDSYRVQTTASDTTSDYFQSSFVVDVGGHHHRQRNNCSLPSSSSLSSPESITSSNNNSMSIKREEKRSIGLWLWRRRAVICGRSEDVVVDNSTVFRRSAHGL; encoded by the coding sequence ATGCCttctacttcttcttctttcttctcttctccgTTCTTCCCTCTCAATTCCATATTTactggaagaagaagagccaGAGGGAGCGCCCCCGATGAGGTAGCTTTGATCAGAGCTGCTGCTTGGGCTTGGTACCAACAAGGGTCAGGATCTCAAGGGATCAATAAGCCGCCAACCAGAGAGTATGACATCACGAGGACTCGCAGAGTGTACCAGCCTTCTCGTTAcaggatcgaagctatcagaAGAATGGCCATGGCCAAGGAAGAACACCAACACCAACACCAACACCAACATGCAGTCGTTGTTCCTGATCCTGAGATTACGATGTCAAACTCTGGGCCGCAGTTATTGGCGCCGAGTGATCCAGTCCACGCAGCTAATTCTTTACTCGATTCATATCGAGTGCAAACGACGGCCAGTGACACCACCTCCGATTATTTCCAGAGCAGTTTCGTCGTCGACGTGGGAGGTCACCATCATCGGCAGAGAAACAACTGTTCGTTGCCGtcgtcatcatcattatcatcCCCAGAAAGCATCACGAGCAGCAATAATAATAGCATGAGCATCAAGCGGGAGGAGAAGAGATCAATCGGTCTTTGGTTGTGGAGAAGACGGGCAGTGATTTGTGGAAGGAGTGAAGATGTCGTCGTGGATAATTCGACAGTTTTCAGGAGGAGTGCCCACGgcctataa
- the LOC116206743 gene encoding centromere protein V gives MGSEGSERAVHRGGCHCRSVRWEVEAPTSVVAWRCNCSDCSVRGNTHFIVPSRDFKLSPDSQQFLTTYTFGTHTAKHTFCKICGITSFYTPRSNPDGVAITFRCVDPGTLVHVEIRPYDGIDWESSHSSTGIASCSQTQNMN, from the coding sequence ATGGGATCTGAGGGTTCTGAGAGAGCGGTGCATAGGGGAGGATGCCACTGCCGCAGTGTGAGATGGGAAGTGGAAGCCCCGACCAGCGTCGTTGCCTGGCGGTGCAACTGCTCCGACTGCTCCGTGAGGGGCAACACTCACTTCATCGTCCCTTCCCGCGATTTTAAGCTCTCCCCTGATTCCCAGCAATTCCTCACTACCTACACCTTCGGCACCCACACCGCCAAGCACACCTTCTGCAAAATCTGCGGCATCACCTCCTTCTACACCCCGAGATCCAACCCCGATGGAGTCGCCATCACCTTCCGCTGTGTTGATCCCGGAACTCTGGTCCACGTAGAGATCAGGCCCTACGACGGGATCGACTGGGAGAGCTCTCACAGCTCCACAGGCATTGCTTCCTGTTCCCAAACCCAAAACATGAATTGA
- the LOC116209513 gene encoding putative pentatricopeptide repeat-containing protein At1g09680, with amino-acid sequence MSSPMASRASASLGAGALSHNNFKSWCSTNFVFYTTWYGPPSPAHQHQEEDPATLSALSEAIKTSFSVAEADPLLALPSPSYSHSHSLLKLLPSLTPHHIIDLINLNPHNLPPFSLLSFLNYLSSSSHPTVRLSPLTYCTMAHSLSSHLMFPHAQSLLNFLVSRKGNNSASSLFHSLLRSRPRSPSSPPRSAFVFEALIVAYTDFGLLPDAIQSFRLSKKHNLPIPFRACRHLLDRMLKTSSPEAASEFHKEILDSGYPPSVYSFNLLMHRFCKVGKTKNAQILFDGMAEWGLAPTAVSFNTLISGYCRAGDLEEALRLKGVMEERGVCPDVFTFTGLISGMCKESRLDDANQLFQEMRDRDLAPSDVTFTALIDGHCKNGRIPFALDIYQQMLRAGLGPDLVTYNTLINGHCRAGDLKSARKLVGEMIVMGLKPDKITYTTLIDGCCREGDIESALKYGQQMVGEGIEFDHVAFTALISGLCREGQIVDAERTLREMLKAGIEPDNATYTMVIDGFCKKGDSRMGMKILKEMQRDGHKPGVVTYNALMNGFCKQGQMKNAGMLLDAMLNVGVVPDDITYNILLEGQRKHGNSINFDKLIRNEKGVVQDYASYTALVNELRKSSRSHRTR; translated from the coding sequence ATGTCGTCGCCCATGGCGTCAAGAGCTAGTGCTAGCTTAGGTGCTGGTGCTCTCTCCCATAATAACTTTAAGAGCTGGTGCTCCACTAACTTCGTCTTCTACACCACCTGGTACGGCCCGCCGTCTCCCGCCCATCAACATCAAGAAGAAGACCCGGCCACACTCTCTGCGCTCTCAGAGGCCATCAAGACTTCCTTCTCTGTGGCTGAGGCTGACCCCCTCCTGGCCCTGCCCTCCCCCTCCTACTCCCACTCCCACTCCCTGCTGAAGCTTCTCCCTTCCCTCACCCCTCACCACATCATCGATCTCATCAACCTCAATCCTCACAACCTCCCGcccttctctcttctctccttcCTCAACTACCTCTCCTCATCCTCTCACCCCACTGTTCGCCTCTCCCCTCTCACTTACTGCACCATGGCCCATTCCCTCTCCTCTCACCTGATGTTCCCTCATGCCCAGTCCCTCCTCAACTTCCTCGTCTCCCGCAAGGGCAACAACTCCGCTTCCTCACTCTTTCACTCCCTTCTCCGCTCCAGACCCCGATCCCCCTCCAGTCCTCCTCGCTCCGCTTTCGTATTCGAAGCGTTGATCGTCGCCTACACGGATTTCGGTCTCCTGCCCGATGCGATTCAGTCCTTCAGGCTGTCGAAAAAGCACAACCTCCCGATCCCGTTTCGGGCTTGCAGGCACTTGCTCGATCGGATGTTGAAGACTAGCTCCCCTGAAGCAGCGTCCGAGTTTCATAAGGAGATCCTGGACTCTGGGTATCCACCCAGTGTCTACTCTTTCAATCTTCTGATGCATAGATTCTGCAAAGTGGGTAAGACCAAGAACGCCCAGATTCTGTTTGATGGAATGGCGGAGTGGGGTCTGGCTCCTACTGCCGTTAGTTTCAACACTTTGATCAGCGGATATTGTAGAGCTGGAGATCTCGAGGAGGCTCTCAGATTAAAGGGAGTTATGGAGGAGAGGGGAGTGTGCCCCGATGTGTTCACCTTCACTGGCTTGATCAGTGGTATGTGCAAGGAGAGCAGGCTGGACGACGCAAACCAGCTGTTCCAAGAAATGCGCGACAGAGATTTAGCCCCAAGTGACGTTACGTTCACTGCTCTGATTGATGGGCACTGCAAGAATGGTCGGATCCCCTTTGCTCTCGACATTTATCAGCAAATGCTGAGGGCTGGTCTGGGTCCTGATCTAGTTACTTACAATACGCTCATCAATGGCCATTGCAGGGCGGGAGACCTAAAATCGGCAAGGAAGCTTGTCGGCGAAATGATTGTAATGGGATTGAAGCCCGACAAGATCACATACACCACTCTTATTGATGGTTGCTGCAGAGAGGGAGACATAGAATCTGCCTTGAAGTATGGGCAGCAAATGGTCGGGGAAGGGATTGAATTCGATCACGTGGCATTTACAGCCCTTATATCTGGGCTCTGTAGAGAAGGCCAAATTGTGGATGCTGAAAGAACGCTTAGAGAGATGCTAAAGGCCGGGATAGAGCCTGACAATGCAACGTACACTATGGTGATTGACGGGTTCTGCAAGAAGGGTGACAGTAGGATGGGCATGAAGATACTCAAGGAGATGCAGCGTGACGGGCATAAACCGGGAGTCGTGACATATAATGCGCTCATGAATGGATTTTGCAAGCAGGGTCAGATGAAGAATGCCGGTATGCTCTTGGATGCTATGCTGAATGTAGGGGTGGTCCCTGATGACATTACGTACAACATTTTATTAGAAGGGCAGCGCAAGCATGGAAACTCGATCAATTTTGATAAACTAATAAGGAATGAGAAGGGGGTCGTTCAAGACTATGCTTCTTACACTGCATTGGTAAATGAGCTGAGGAAAAGTTCGAGATCGCACAGGACTCGATGA